From the genome of Poecilia reticulata strain Guanapo linkage group LG22, Guppy_female_1.0+MT, whole genome shotgun sequence:
CAGCAAGAGCATGAATTAAATTGAGTTTGCGTATGCAGCAGGTGGATAAAGCCATGACCGTAAGTCCACTACAAGAGCTAGAAAATGTGGAGAGAACCGTTTGTGATCCGTAATGTCTCCACTTGGCCCATATTGGGCTTAACACTGCATCTGGAACCATCCCAAGCTACAGTCAGCAGTTTGCACTGCAGGACCGGGCTGCGTAGCATTATGATAATGAAAAGTTATTAATCCaatcctgctgtttttttcccccccaccagTCAAAGCTCCACATACTGTAGCTGTAACCCATCACAGCTGTCTCTGGATGAGCATGTTAGAGTACTGCAGTGAAACCTCGacgcttttatttttctgtgaatcACACATTACTGCGTATCTCTTCGGGGATACTACTCTCATTGGGTATTGAGTATATATTAGCATTTTATTGAAGTGGGAGCTGGGAAGGTGTTGTCTTTCATCTGCAGGAAACTTGGGTCACCGAGATTCTTACAGATTCTCAGCGTgccattttctccttttttgcctcttttctGTTTGATAATGTTTGCTCATactattaaaacatttcactctGTAGAAAGTggatataaaaagtaaaagcaggTGTTTTAAGGACCGTGTAGGCTTCTACATCTCCTGCACCATACTTCAACAGGCAGAGGTTAAGTTCTtctcaaaatgtaaaagcagGGCTTTTTCTCTTCAGAATTGCAGTGGAGGTAACATAGTCAGGAGGGGGCAGTCTTTCCTATTCTAAGTCTATCTAATTAGGACTAAGCATGCTGCAAATGTGTGAACTTTGAATGTAAAtactttcctttcatttttgttgcactagatatttagttttagtATGCAGCAGCAAAGTTTAGAATTGGCTGCTGTACAGTTGTATTTTCTTGAATTTGTGTCATGGTGTTGATGCATAAAACAGCTTGAGTTGGTTTGCTTTGTGCTGTGTATTTGTACTGTTTGTGCATTTacattcagcctttttttttcattaatatcctgtcactgtttgtttatttaagtaGAAGATTCCCTCCTGCGACAGGATGATATTTGGATGCTGGATGGCGATGACCCCCCGGAGGTTCACCCCTGCGTGCCTCGCCCCAACCACCTGGAATTCCTTCGCATCACGCCGCCAGAGGATGACCTCATCGGGGACACGCCCTACTACCCCAAGCTGGAGTGCACGGTAAACATTCTCAAACCTGAGCAGTAAAAATCCCATGACTGTTCTTCCACCCCGTGAGACTCATGGGGATTAGTCTCCATTCAGGCATTTGGGGGACTGATTGTGAGTTGTTGCAAATGGATTAGAGGGTCAGAAATTCTAATCTTGGGACCCAGATCCAATTCCAAAACCTGTAAGGAATTATTTTAGccaaaactcacatttagggCAACAAAAACTATCCCTTAACTTTAAGAAGTTTTTTAGAGGCcatatttgttatgtttttcttatttattagtgTTATCCTTGTTGGTTTGGGTATTcattatatttcaaatgtaattttgtaaatttaCTTGTTGGACTTTACAAAGGTTAAATTGGGCCAGAAACCTCCACTCTACTCTGATGTACTAGAAAAACAATCAGGTGATTCCCActattttgggatttttgtaTACATAACACAGTTGTCCAAAGCCGCTCATAAAAATGATTCCCCACCTATTTACGTCTGTCCAGATTCCATCACGCTGTCTGACTGGCGACTCTCATTCTTGTGGCAGATGAAGTAGAATATCTGGGTGTGGACGTGggcacattttttgtgttgttaGAAAGGCTATGCATTGTTTTCCCTGAGACACCTGAACTGCCCTGACTGCGAGCACAATTGCTTGACATACCAGTGCACAGTGCATGATGTGCATGATTAGTGCACAGTAAAGAGAGTCAGACATCTTACATATTCAGCTCTGCGATTTATTTGTACTACAACTGTGCATAAAATCCTCATGTATTTCAACAGAAGGATGTTCAAGGGGAGGGAGGAGATTACACCTGTCTAGCTTTTAAATGAATAGTATTACTTTTCACCTTTTGAGTCTCATACCAGTTTGTTTATCTTGCAAGAGCTACTGAAAACTATTTGTCCAATTAGAGATGGATCTAAAGATAACTTGAGTAAACATAAAATGCCTTTCtaaattattcaatttattAAGACTACCTGTGACTTATCCAGGAGGTCACCaagaaacttgaaaaaaaaaaccctgaaagacTACAGATATAGCAAATACTCTGTGGTCTGACAACACAAAAGTGAAGCTATTTTTTGATGAGAGAAACACATGATGTAAAACcccaaaaagtcaatttttacataatactaccCCTTTAATCTAAGCGCAGAAGGCGCCAAGATTAAAGGGCGCTGAAGGCGCCAagattaaatgtaacatttcaaaatgttaaattgcaaagtcagatttctttaaagttatgtttgatatatgcagcatttttaaaagagttgaaggtaacatatttacttgattaggctataaaatggcactatgtggtTGAAAAACACATATTGCccctttaatttgattaaaatgctgTTCAGGCTCCAAAACCTACCAGTATGTCATAAATAAGAcaatcttggaaaaaaaaaagtattgctTCACAGTGGTGTGAAGGTTAGGGTAGCCAGCAACCACAAACAGTTGGTGGCAGTTGGGTGGCACCACCAGTTTAGGGGGCATTTACTTTTTCCACTAAATGCCTAGTAGCTTTTTTCCTGCTAATTAAttacataatttgaaaacttcTTTTTCCCTTTACTCACGCTACTGTATATTTGTGTAAGATTAAAGTTTCTATTTCTAATATATCCTCCAGGGGAATTTAGTGTTTAAACAATCGGCAGTATTTGTGGGGGGTTTTCACTAtctataaatctgtttttgctgGGATATCATTGTTCATTGGGTATAtgctaatttttgtcttgtttaaaaaaaaaataaaagccttccCTAAGCTTAATTTAAAGCATGGAGTTCCCTTACGTAGCTCACTTAGAAAGTGCTAAGTCAGGCAGTTGCTGTCAGGAAGAGTGTGCTTTGGTTGCTAAAGGCAACCAAAGCTTTTAGCACCTGGtgacatttcaaacttttagCACCTAGTGGCATCTTCAATTAAACAATCCTGTCGTAATGAAAGTAGTGATTTAAAATAAGCATAAGCTAAggaaattattcaaaaacatcactacatttacatttcttattttttttaacttaagtATATTTCTGTTAGCATGCTTACCACAGTTAGTGCTAgcttattagttttttaaagGTTCTTAAAAGCAATTTCATCACAGCTAAATTGTATTCATCTTCTGAATGTTGTCAGTATGGAGAGCAGGTCCACTCTAAACGTGAAGGTAGGTGAGacagcttgtcttttttttttttttttccccatctgtgTTCAGCACTTGAGGCTTATAATCACATTTTAGCATCTTAGCATATTAGCTTGAGCTGGCTGTGGCTAGCAGCCTGCTACCTAATCAGCTCATCTTAAGCCAACTGTTGTACAAACTCCCCACTTTACAGTGTAGAGCTACTTTACAGAAATCTACACCTCTCTACCTGACCACAGGCTGATGCGTGCTTCTGCGCCTGCTCTGTTTGCCTCAAGGAAATAGAGGTAACAAGACACCTGTTGTGCATGAGTATGCAGAATCCCTCCCAGGAAGGGAGTGGTTTAAAAAGAGGTGTTCCCAGACTGGATAGACCAGTAAAATTCCTTTTTGTTCCCAACGTGAGAATTTTTCTCACACAGTGGCACAAAAAGTTTGACTGTAAACTGAGACAGACTCAAAATAGAAGCACCAGGACTCCACACTGGCACACAGGGAAGTACATCTGGCAACTTTATGGAATATATCGCTTCCTAAGAGTGGGGAATGCTTCTGTTTCAAGACAGGTGGACTCTGTTCTCCAACCATACTGGGTATATTACAGCAAGAAAGTTTTCCAGCCGTTGAACAGCTTGACTTCGCTGGATGTGTCATGGGaatctgctgctggaggagagtTAACTGTACTGCTGACAACGTACAGCAAGGAGTTGTCTTCATGTCATATTACGAAAAGCGGCTATACTGACCTGTAAGGGTGTCATTAAACCTTCTTCCAGGATAAGATTAGAGAAGTGTTAGAGGTTTATCCATACAAAGGCCGTTTGTTTCCTGAAACCATTAGAAGTGAAACTGGAGCAGCTTGAATAAATacaggtggaaggaaaaatctgtttaagaGACACTAGGACTACAACTTATAGAAAGTACAAATGGAGAGTAAACTTAGTAGCCTGGATGAAGAAGGGAAGCAGCCTACTAGTtccattttgaatgttttcaacaATTTATTTGCACGGGATCATGCTTCTTCTTCGGATTCTCCTATGCCTGTTTTGACATCTTTCAAAGAGCTGCCAGATAGTggagctgaagcagcagaagattGTCAAATTAATAGTGAAGGAGCACTTCAAGACACTGAATCATCCATAGAAACTACTTGTGAACAAGTGAAAGGACCCCAAAAAGACTCAATTGATTCTGAACTTGTTCAAGTCACAAGGGTGGAAACGCATAGcgacacagaaaatgaggatgATGAGAAGCCAGAAAGCAGTATAGGTTTTTCTCAGAAAGCTCCCTTATCTGAAGGCAAAGATGTTGTGAAGGGACAGGGGAAAACACATGGTTTTAGAGAAAGATCAACCATAGAGGCCATTTTATATTCTAGTAAGTTTGGCCGTAGAGGTAGATCTAGCCCAGCGAAGGTATCATTAGTGTCCAAGCAGGAAGATGGAGGTAGTACTAAGAATAGCCATACCGCAGTGTCTGTTATTGGAGAATCTACTGAGGATAGTCCTAAATTGGATTTGGCAGCAGCATCAGTTGATGAGTATGACAGCATAGATTGTTCTCAGCCTGTCCCTGTAATTTCtggcaataaaatattagaagtATCTGCTCATGAAAAGGATAGGGTCTCTCCAaaaagacttacagaaaacataaaagaagcTGAGGATCCCCAACCTAATCAGATTCTTGAAAAAGTAATCCATTCGTCATCCAAACAAGAGGAGCAACAAGAGACTTTTGGCCTGACTCTTTCAGACTCTACAGGTAAAAGCCGGTCATCGGTCAGCTCATCTCAACAGCAGACACCGGATTCAAAGACGCCGCAATCAAGCGCTGTCTCACCAGTTTCATCTGCTGCCACCCCATCCAAGGGTACAGCACTGTCTTCACCACCTTCCTTCCAGATGCCAGCTCTGTTCAGTGGTTTGCGGGTGCTAAAGAAAGGAGCAGTGGGGGATGAAAGGGAGGTGGTGTCAGAGATCAAGCAAAGGGAGAAGGATGCTGATCTGGCCTTGCTCAGCCTCAAGAAGACTGTAAACAAAGCCAAGCTTTTCCCTGAACAGAAGATGTCCTCTGGTGTGAAAAAGCCCGCCGAGCCCAAATCACAGGCAACGTCTAAAAGCACCACATTGGGACAGCTTTCTCAGCGGCTCAAATTAGACAGTCATGATGACAGCAAAAAGTCTAATGATGGAAAGGAGGGGAATTTGGAGagcaaaaaacatttggaaaatggAGAAGATGAGGTTGCTGGGGAGGCAAACAACAGAACCGGAGTAGAGACTTTAAAGTCGCCaccagagaaaaagaaaacctcagaCCTGGCTTATGAAACCCTCAAAAACGTCTTTGGTCCTAAAACtgccaagaaagaaaaagctgaagatATCGATCTTGGTgtagtgaaaagaaaattaaaaaatgataagGAGAATCTGCGGTTGATTTTTGAGAGAACTTCCAAAAGTCCTGGAAAAGACGTTACAATTTCTACAGAGACTACCGTACGTCCTCACTGTATTTAACTTAACTTTTTTCGATTGCTTTTCTGCGTTGGTATTCAGAACAGCTTTATCAGGGCCTGCTTGTATTGTTTTTTCAATCTATGCAGACAGAAGTCTCTCCCACAGACAGCGAGGACCGGACTCCAGGTCGTCTGCAAGCTGTGTGGCCTCCGCCCAAACCTAaagatgaggaggagaaggTTGGGCTGAAGTACACAGAGGCAGGTAAGACCTTAAGGATTGTAGAGTTAGGCAActctgcttttgtttgcttttaagatTAAGAATGCTGACAGTGGACCATGACATTTAAGCTAACATGGACACACCTCATGCTGATTGGTTTTAGGGATAACATCCAGTAGAGctacaattaaaacatttgaagctgTCTCATGCTTGGGTAATTAGAACCAGTTGAGTCCCTAAAAGCAAAACACTTTAGGTGAAAATTTAGCCATCATTCTCTAATCCTTGAGCACTTTAAATGTCTTTGGCAAGTCATAGAAGGCTTGTAAAGAATCATTTGGAGGCtcaaaacatcattaaaaatccattaaagaTCACACGGaggttgtttttgctttaacagTGCCATTTCTGTGGTTGCTGCTACGGGATACAACAATGGAGCCTATATGAGTAGTAGTGGAATCAGTTTCTTTGGCCAAATAGGCTAAAAGCACACATGGCAGATTCAATTACGCAGTGAAAAATTTGCTTTTAGACTATGAGCATTGGTTGATTTGAAGCAGACCACAGTTTGCTGCTTGGTGTTCTCTGTGGTGCTGATATTTCAGAAGAATAGAACTAATGTGATGTAGTGTAGTTCTATTCTAGCTTGTATATAAGAACGTTTTAAATcgagaaacaataaatcatcaaTTATTTGCCTCCTAACTGCAACTTTTATACACCTCATTATTGTGCAGAGAAACactaatatataaatatgatcAATGACCCGTTGTCATAAACTGCTTCATAGAAGATATATATGTGAAGAGGATGAACTTCTTTGTAAGTTATTACAAATCTGGATTTTTAGATTGCATGTATATATTTGATACATAATGCATTTCTATCCATTCAAACATAAGAGGAAATAGGTATTCTGCAGCACTATTTGAATCTAAACTTCCCATGGTCTTAATTATGACTTTGGTGAATGTCGGAAAGTCCTTCTTTTAATTTCCAGCTGATAACTCAGAAAATCTGAGTTATCAGCTTTCTGAGACACCataaatgttttgcttcatGTATTCATGAGGCAAAACATGAATACATGAATACAACCAACCAGCTGTAAAGTGTCCTTTTCAGTTGGTTGGTTGAATTGTTTAAATCTCTATGCTGACAGTGATCAGTGTCTGTTTTGCCTTAACTCAATGTCACCCCTGTGATGTGGAGGCTTAATACGTTACCATACAATTTGTAAACACAACTATAACcatttttttgtatctgtaaTGAAACCAAAAGGAAATGTTGTTAGTTGTCATGATTAGAAACATCAAACATTCTCCTTTTGCATAGATGTGACCATCAGAGTGTGcttgtatgttttatttgatttttttatttattttttgtccttaTCTGATTTTAGAGCACCAGGCTGCTCTCTTGCAGCTGAAAAGAGAGTGCAAGGAGGATCTGGAGAGGATGCATGTAAGTTGATATAGTTACTGATGtgcactaaaaaaaatctatcaagaACCAGAGAAATTTTTTGAGTGCAGATACAGCGTCagttttaaaattcagacaGCAAAATGCCCAATTTATAAAGATACATTACGCACAGTTGTGTCAggtatttctgtttattttgatgagTATGGATTACAACAGAAATGTCTATGTACTGCACAGTATGTGCAGTAAATACTTAGTTGTATTCACTGTATTCACTTAGCAATACTTACCGCATCAGTGTTGCGATGTTAAGGTGTTGGGAAGACCAAGTCGCTTTGATAGCAGTCTTCTGCTCGTCTGCTGTTGGATCTAGTGCTTGTCCTTTCATTGTATTTAGGTCAAGTCAGTTTGCTCAAAATTCAAGTACAGTAATGGACATTTAACCAAGTACTGTTAGACTTGGCAGTGTGAGAAGATGCAAAGTCCACAAAGGTTGTCAGCagaaggaagcaggaagtgctGCAGGATTTTCTGATAGATGGCTGCATTGGCTGTGCTGTGGTGACACAGTGGTAAAGCACAACCTatgtatggaggccttagtcctcaaggCAGCTGTCACAGGTTTGAGTACCGGCTTGATGACCTTTGCCTCCTGTCTCCCCCCTCTCTTGTTATTCACTTTCCTGCCTGACCACTCTCGAATAGaggccaataaaacctttaaaaaaaaagaaaacacacattaagTAATCACTGGCTGATGACATGGCACTCCAAATCCACTGACTGCAGAAACGTCTCACTTGCCCGAAAACAACTTTTACCTCTCCACTCCGGCACCCTGAATTCCAAGCAAAATCTGCTTTCATCTAAAGAGAAGACACTGAGCAACAGTTCATAATGGTTCATATTGGTATTAAGTAATTTTCATTTATATAAGACTAATGTAGACAtattatatttacaatattgttttttttattagctgtaagaTTAAGTTGCATATACAACACATAACTAAACTGAAGAGTTTTTATTATGAACAGAAGAGTTACCGTAGTTTGCTGCAGACTTTTTGCAGCTTATCACTGTGACCACGAGATGGCGCTAAGGGAGcataaaatgttaatacatTCCATAGtccataaaaaatatgtttaggtTCGCTTGGAAATTAAGTTTTCTCCAAGTGTcttcaaatactttttaatgagtgatcaataatcaataattgaACCATCaagatattttaaactttcGACTAAATTCAGATGCATGTATGTTTTGGTGAAACTTTATTGCTGGCTGTCTTGGTCCAGGCACTCCTTGCAAAAAACGATGGTAAATTCCAATGGGATTATCCTGCTAAAATAATGAGTCAAATGAAGTAAAATTATTGTTgcctatattttttttatttctgtttttgtttttatatattgattgaaaataaagttacagttaaaacaaaacaaaaaaaataggtaaaaccttttttaaaacctGGGCCATTTTATGTATAAAGATGTGTCATTTATCACCATGGAGTCATTGATCCTTTATGGagttctcttttctttctggttACACAgttttctctaaatcaaatatGTTAGAAATAGGGCTGTACAAACGAAACACCTGAATACTCTGTTCCCATTTTGCCAACTTAAATGAGGTTCTGCCATCTTTCTTAATTAGTTTCATTAATAAATTGCTTTCAGGGACACTGCCCCAAAAAGTCAGACCTTACCTTTGGTTTATTTGTCACTTTGCTGGAAGGCTTTATTTTATTGgcaagtttttatgttttttcttagaGTTGAGGCTTTTGTAGAAAAGTGTGTTCTCCTGTGAACTCACAACAGAGGGTGTGAACACACTTAATTCTAAGGTGACAAGAGTTAATAAAGAACATGTTGAAATTTATTACcaaaccttttttctttgaaatcatTGCTGTGGCGTAGCTGATATGCCTTTCAttgtttgaaatgcaaaatgaaaaactggagTTGCTAGATTTCCTCGACTCAGAAGTTATtgcaagaacagaaaaacatttagctgGGGAAAGTTTATAATTACATCATTGTTATTGTTCGGTCAAAGATTAATCTTTTCAAGGGCTCTTTTTGGAGTAATTATACACTGTAGTCTGAGTTCTGTCCAATAAAAACACTGTCTGCTCCTTGATACAGTTTTATTGCATGATGACTGCAGTTTGGACCACTCTGTAACTCTTTTATGCCTGGCTTTCTACTTTTACAGGCCGACTTTGAGCTTAAAATCTTCCAACTTCGAGGTGAGCATGCTGTCTCGATATCACAGCTGGAGGGAGCCCTTGCTAAGCTGCGGAAGGAAAAGGTGCACACTGCAGGCCAGGATTATAGTCCTGTCTGCGATGTGGCTGTATCCACCTCAGAAGATTTGACTCCTAAGACAAGTCGCACTGTGGGGATCCAGACTGACAGGGAGACCTTCATTAAGAGCCCAGAGGGGGATGGAGGAGGGTCCGCTCAAAGCCCCAACCAGCACCTGCGTAAAAAACTCAACTTGGACTCAATCGGACTAAATGTGAAAGCCGAAGCAGGACCTGAACCTTCGggacctccacctcctcctccccctccagCTCTGCCACAGAACCTTTCAGGACCACCacctccccctcctccaccgCCTCTTCCAGGCTTGCCAataccaccaccacctcctctcCCTTTGCCAGGCCACACTGGAGGGccacctccaccacctccaccacctcctcctccagggGGTGGGCCACCGCCCCCTCCTCCACTACCTCCCCCTCCTGGCATACCTGGAGGTGGTCCAcctccccctccacctcctccaggCTGCggacctccacctcctccaggCTGCggacctccacctcctccctcaATGGGGGGGTTTGGCCCGAAAGTTGAGACTGCCCCGAGGAAACCTGCCATTGAGCCTGCCTGTCCCATGAAGCCTCTGTATTGGACCAGGATTCAAATACAGGAAAACACGTATGTAAATTTActaacttcttttttcttttcttttttttttttttacaaatgcattcaaaagcaaaacaaaagaagtagCATAAACACACCGTGTTGTACAGTGCCCTGTATAAGCACTCTCATTTCATCCTTGAACTTTTCCCACATTTGGTCAAATTACAACCTCAGTGTATGTGATGACTTTGCATGACTGACCAAAGACAAATAGTGCATAgctgtaaagtggaaggaaaatgggctacattttactcaaatacccctaaataaaaatctttctaaAATTATGCAATTGGTAAACAAATTCCAGCAGACTTTAGGCCAGAGGTCCACCATCCATCAGGATGCTAGAGCTACAAAGGAGTGTTTGTAATCACAGAACATTCATGTTTTAGCATggttcagacctaaatccaaagGAGTACCTGTGGCAAGACCTGATAGTTGAGGTCCACGGATGCTCTCTGGCCAATCTTAAGCTCTTCAAAGCTGGTTGAGTCATGCAAGGTGTTGAATAATGGGGTCTGGAAACAAATTCATATAACCCTTGATTGATTTGTACCCCGGTCAACCTCAAAATGATGTGCAACATTAAgttggagaaaatgtttcagatgtgTGAATGACTTTGCAAGACACTGTAGGCCGCAGATATCTGTCCTGTGCAGGACTTTTTAGGGTAGTTCAGATATTCTGGTCAGTTTTAATGGGTTACATAAAAAGAGCCTAAGCATTTGGAGATATAGTTGTTCCTCCACGCTCCTGCATTTAAGGGTTCTGTTGAGATACTCAGTAACAGTTAATTGGGTCATTCAGACCATTTGCAGTCACTGTGATTGTTGCCCGAGAGTACCAGTCTTCAAAGTTTATGGCCTTGTATTTCCACGGTTGGATTAGTGGGGGAAAACTGAACTGTGGTTCTCTCGCAGGTCCTCAGCTGTGTCAGAGGGCCGCTCGTTGCCCAACAACAGCTTCATGTGGGCTATAAATCAAACTGTAAAAAGACAAGTTAAGGAGCATTAAATGAGTCAGGTGTTTAACTACAGCTGGATTAGGTCAGTTAATGGTGTTAGGGTCTTCAGTATAAGGAAGAAGCAATGTCTAAACTGTTGGCAGAACACAGATTTCTTGTAAGAAACATAAGCAaagctttgtttctgttttaaattgacACATTTTGTACAATTCAgctgagaaagaagaaaatttacccatgagggaaagaaaaaaactgcagcaatcTGCTTTTGTAAGGGTGCTCACCCTAACTGGTAGAAACACCCTTTGATTCACTTTAAACATTGGTTCTTCTTGATTTAAACCTCCCATTAAATACAATAAAGGCTAATGAATCAGAAATAGTCAGATTTTAGTATTTAAATCATCTTTGCTCACTTGGATGTTTGTGCCATAAAACCATTCCTAACTTTGGAGCTCATTGATGGAAATGGAtccttaaaaatacatttggaaaGACACAAAAGCTGCTCAGCTATTGTAAGGAAGACTGCGTTGCTGTAAGAATAAGGCCATTCCATTGGTAATTGGAAAATGTCTGAAGATTTTTTTGACATACTGTcgaactttattgtttttttttagctgtaccttttttatcttgatttttttagttttgatctAATTTCTTGCAATCAGTAACAAGCTTCACAGTTGaagtaaaataacttaaatgtaaaaaatgcaagaaatatTGCATACGATATTGTATTATTATACATACGATGGCACAGTTTAGACATTCATCAATGATTACAGAAAGGACAATTTTccaaaatggtttaaaatacaAGAGAGAAGCTGttcaagatggctgccaagtggccgacagaaacactgcagGAGCTGTAGGACTTTCCAAGAAGGACTTGTAGTGTTCTACGTCTCCTAAACTCGCCATTTGTTTGGACTAAGGAATAGAATTCCAAGACAGACGTGTTTCTTCCAAAGAAAACTTTCAGGCCTGTGTAAAACTTCCAATAACCTCGTGGAAGAATGCGCTATATTTTGAAGGACACAAACTTGAACTTACTTGACAGAAACGTCActgtgcaacacaaaaaaaacaaaacaaacagaacaccATGCCAACTGTGAAACACGGCAGAGGCGTCATAACGCTCTAGGAATGATTTTCTGTTGACGGAACTGGGAAGTCATTTTAACTTATGTGGACAA
Proteins encoded in this window:
- the LOC103458527 gene encoding formin isoform X3, translating into MESKLSSLDEEGKQPTSSILNVFNNLFARDHASSSDSPMPVLTSFKELPDSGAEAAEDCQINSEGALQDTESSIETTCEQVKGPQKDSIDSELVQVTRVETHSDTENEDDEKPESSIGFSQKAPLSEGKDVVKGQGKTHGFRERSTIEAILYSSKFGRRGRSSPAKVSLVSKQEDGGSTKNSHTAVSVIGESTEDSPKLDLAAASVDEYDSIDCSQPVPVISGNKILEVSAHEKDRVSPKRLTENIKEAEDPQPNQILEKVIHSSSKQEEQQETFGLTLSDSTGKSRSSVSSSQQQTPDSKTPQSSAVSPVSSAATPSKGTALSSPPSFQMPALFSGLRVLKKGAVGDEREVVSEIKQREKDADLALLSLKKTVNKAKLFPEQKMSSGVKKPAEPKSQATSKSTTLGQLSQRLKLDSHDDSKKSNDGKEGNLESKKHLENGEDEVAGEANNRTGVETLKSPPEKKKTSDLAYETLKNVFGPKTAKKEKAEDIDLGVVKRKLKNDKENLRLIFERTSKSPGKDVTISTETTTEVSPTDSEDRTPGRLQAVWPPPKPKDEEEKVGLKYTEAEHQAALLQLKRECKEDLERMHADFELKIFQLRGEHAVSISQLEGALAKLRKEKVHTAGQDYSPVCDVAVSTSEDLTPKTSRTVGIQTDRETFIKSPEGDGGGSAQSPNQHLRKKLNLDSIGLNVKAEAGPEPSGPPPPPPPPALPQNLSGPPPPPPPPPLPGLPIPPPPPLPLPGHTGGPPPPPPPPPPPGGGPPPPPPLPPPPGIPGGGPPPPPPPPGCGPPPPPGCGPPPPPSMGGFGPKVETAPRKPAIEPACPMKPLYWTRIQIQENTNTTLWGSLKEPDIVNTNEFEDLFSKTTVKQKKKPLSDTYEKKTKAKKIIKLLDGKRSQAVGILISSLHLEMKDIQQAVLNVDNSVVDLETIEALYENRATSDEIDRILKHYETSKEDEVKLLDKPEQFLYELSQIPDFAGRAHSMIFQSVFLDTISSLRSKVEIISNVCKDILHCDSLRDVMGLVLAFGNYMNGGNRTRGQADGFGLEILPKLKDVKSRDNHINLVDYVVLYYLRNFDKHAGTEKSVFPLPDPQEFFQAAQVKFDDLTKDIRKLKRDLTACEKNVENVCTNSSEEHLQPFKQKMEAFFSTAQKEHSAEEDRLNGAQKSFQHVVNYFGIKPKAGDKEVTPNFIFMLWYEFCNDFKNSWIRQSKTISKERLKEAQENIKKITAEKRVETKKINANSLKERLRQKEANVPST